The Theobroma cacao cultivar B97-61/B2 chromosome 2, Criollo_cocoa_genome_V2, whole genome shotgun sequence genome includes the window TGAGATGCAAGCTTCCACATTTATGTCAATATGTTGTTTGTGTAGATGCTATTCCttatcttcctttttcttaaatagaaaaaaaatagtataagatatattaattaatgatagaAGCAACCTAGACTTCCTTTGCCAAAGGCCTTCTGCATTTGCATTTTGTTTGCTGTTTTAAGGAGGCACTGATAGCATCTCATTGACCTTGATTGGCAtgcattattattttattgctCTTTGTTTTATCTGTCTGAAAGTTCTATGAGTAGTTTCATGTTCTTCCAACAATTGATAACTGATCATGGCTCTTGTCATTGCTGTTTATTtgtgaattaaatgatttataatAGCCCTTGTCATCTCTTTCTATTTTGGATGGTTCTGCTTCTGAAGTATGTAGTATTTGGGTTATTTGGgttatttcttgtaattacTGTCATGATCAATCTTCTGCTGAATCCACTACTTCTGTAATTATGATTGTGTTTGTTGTTAATTATGCCACATATGTGCAGAGTGTGACACCACATTTATCCTTGGGTGGTGAAGTATTTTGGGCTGGTCAGCACCGAAAGTCAGGCATTGGTTATGCTGCCCGATATGAGACAGATAAGATGGTAATGTGTCCTGGTTTCGTCCTTTATTACTAGCTTGTCAATATTTATTTGTGCAATAGTTAGTGGGTTTTGTTTATTACTTTCTAAATATGTGTCTAGGCCTGTTACAAAGGTAGGGGTGTCAAATAGATTTCCCTAACCAAAATGCTGAATAGAGTTGCCAAGTTGTGAGAATCAGtatgtcttttcttttcaatgacTTAAGACTTTTCCAAAATATGGAAGTAATGGACCAAGTCATTGGAATCAAGGACATGGTGTAATGCTGTCTTTCTGAAGGTAAAACTGAATGTGCATACAAAACTAGTTTGTACAACGGTTAATGTTTGGTGCTATAGTTCTAGGTCAAGTTTTGATGATTGTGTGTGCCTGTTTGCATGTGTTATAGGCCCATGAAAAGATCTTCGTTCAGGTCTTTAAACTTCTGTTCATGAAGTTTCTAGATCTTCAGAAATAATGTTCGTCTGGTCCCTGGGTAGTTGATCGAAAATGCTTATTCTAAAGCTGAGTTTTAATCCATACAATAGTTAATTCACTTCTCCCACACCATATTTTTTACTTAGCTTTTCCAAGAGGAATTTGTTGTTGGCATGGAATTGAAATGTTATTGGTAGAATTATTCTCTGTTTGCTTCAGGCACAAATAACCAACCTAAACACTCTCTGCCTCCAGGTTGCCACAGGCCAAGTTGCAAGTACTGGAATGGTTGCTTTGAGCTATGTTCAGAAGGTATCTGAGAAGGTAAGAACTCTTTCCTCCAAATAATGTTGCGATTCTTTTTCCTAGTCATTCTTACACAATTTTATTTCTGTCAAGGTTTCTCTCGCATCAGATCTCATGTATAACTACATGTCAAGAGAGGTAACATCAAGTGTCGGCTATGACTACATCCTTAGACAGGTAAGCTTTGGGCTGCTAGATTATCAATATTAATGCACATTGATTTTTTGCATGTCTATACACATTAGAATTTAAcatttatattgtttttatgCATCCATGTTACCATCTCAGTATCATCTAAAAAGAACTTTATAAAGCTGTCTTTTGTTTCCTCGCTCCTTTGAGAATTTTGGGGGGTGTAAATACAATAGACCTCTTACATGCAgttattcttaattttgacGGAGTTAAATGAAGGAGTAGACCTAGGGCAGTGCTGGGAAACATGACCAACCACAATGAGGTGATTGGTAAGACATCCAAAGAAGCAAAGCTATCTTTGAGGAAGTTTTTTTGTTATGAAGTTTGTTGACATCAGTGGGTAGATTTGTCTATAGGTTGTATTCTGACAAAATTGTTCTactaactaataaaaaaatctaactGAACCATCATTCTGGTCAATCAATTTGTCATGTTTTCAGTGTCGCTTGAGGGGGAAGATTGATTCAAATGGATGCACAGCTGCTTATCTGGAAGAGCGGTTAAATATGGGCCTAAATTTTGTTCTCTCTGCTGAGGTAAGATAACTTTTCTAAGAAAGAAATCTGCGGTTTATACACTTAGAGAGATTTGTTTAGTTGTTTTGTTATTGCTTGTGAGTGTGATACCATTAATCGTTTTAtgtttaacatttttatatcTTTCCCTTGATTGATCAAAGCCCTCAGAGTCCTGTTCCTTAACATTTTTTGTGGATTTACATATTGCAGATAGATCATAGGAAGAAAGACTACAAATTTGGATTTGGATTGACTGTAGGGTGATTCAATTACCAAATAAAAGCAGTTGAAAAAGTTTCCAATTGTCACCTTTTAGCATCTGgttgaagattaaagaatTGAATGTGTACTTGAACAGCTGATGTAGCAATTTTAACAGTCGTTGGTATCAATTTGTTCGGTTTAACGTTACCCGTTTTCAGTTGAGAGCTGTAGCATTTGTCAAATTAATGCAATTTGAGATGTTTATTACtctattcttaaaaaaaaaaaaatggattggCTTTACCAAACAGCTCCATGGCACCACGCTTGCCGAGAGAAACCATATCAAATTTACTTTGCGCTTTTGGGGATTCTCTCTTTTACCGTATGAAATTATGTAGGCCACATTATTGTAAAAAAGTTTTCACCTTGCAATTTTGCAAAGAATGTGAGTATGACCATTAACGACGAGCATAAGAGATATAATTACAATTGTGACACTGATGCAAATGTGAAACGTGAATGGAGTGAGTTTTAAAAGGACGCCAACGCGGAAAGAGATacggaaaggaaaaaagaagaatgagcAACAGAAAGAAGAGCTCGGCAACGGCGGAAAGCGATGAGGTGGAGCAGCTGTTGCAGGCAGCGCAGGACGAGATGCTCTTAAAACTCTCAGTCGACAGCCACATGTCTCGCGTGGCCCCCGATTATCTCGACCCCAATCTCCACCGTCGATTCCAGGCCCTCCGATCCCGACCTTCCACTTCTCAATCAAAATCGCAACTACAAAAACAATCACCAGCACCAttaaaacaacaacaacagcaaaaggaagaggaaaaaaaggaGCAAAAATCGAAGGTTGTTGTTGTGGGTAATGTTGACGAGGAATTGAGGGGTGTGTTGGGTGATGATCTCTCCGCTAGATTCGCTGCTCTCAAGGCTtccttgtcttcttctttttcttctgatCCTGCTCCTGCTGCTACTACTAAGGAAGTTAGTATCGGTCTCGACAAATCCGACGGTGAAGATGAGGAGGATGAAGTTGAGAACGTGATTCGGTGGGCCATGGATGCTGCTCGCCTTGATCCTTCTCCTCCTTCTGACGATGACGATGATCACATCGATTCCGATGTAGATGATAATGACGACGACAACGACGACGATTatcccaaaaataaaaagaaggaaTCTAAAAGTAGTAGTACGTATTTGAATTTCCTTTTCAGAAAACTTTTTTGATGTTACTGAATTGCATTTCTtctgattttaattttggctatgcttttctttttcaattttgtcaGTATTTATTCAGTAATTGGTGGTTATTAGTAAGAAAGCAGGCTGTTATGTGATgatttaaaagagaaaattcatAGAAAACGCGTTCTCTAATTGGAATTAGGGTTAACTCATGAACAAATAACTAAGATAAAAGTAATTTGGATGTTTTATCAACTCTATGAGTTTAACCAAAATAAACGCTTTGGATAATTATAGAGTAGATATAATTAGTACTTGATTAATTGAGAGAaaggaataaagaaaaaacatatatGCATCAGctgttggtttttctttgaCAAATTGTTTTGATTTCTTCTAGGGAAATGACAGTCTTGAGTCTCTTTAAAGCAGCCCTGCAGCATTTTATCAGAAGTCCCACCAGTAACGTTAATCTGATTTTTAAGAAACAAACTCTATCTTCAGATTGGAGGCAGTGAATACTCGCAGTCTCAGAAGACTTGTTCATTAGGTGCCTGATCATAGCCATAAATCTTTGTGTAATGTCATGATACCATGCATAATTAAACATCAAacttaatcatttttttttttcattttacaaAGTTCTCATTATTCTTTTTGCCTTTGGGTATTGTCTTGTTGTTGTAAAGGGCCAGCAGATAGGTTTTCTTTTCAGATCATTCATGCCTAAAATGCTACGGTTGTTTATAGTGCAGTTGAGTTCTATGTAACTTTCACAGTTGTTGAGAATCAAATTTGTTTACAAACATGACCATACACTTTGTAAGTGTTTAGTAGGCATGAAGCAATGAGGAAATGGTGATTTGTATTTGAGAGTAGATGAGCCCTTATTCTGAATAAGAGTATTCTCATCTTCCAATAGAAGGCCTAACTATAAATATGCAGAAATTATGAGACCAATGGATACTGCCATCTTTTTGGTTTCAGGTTTCTTGCTTTTGTCTTATGAATGTTTTGCTTTCCTCTGTACTTATATTCACATCAGATTGTACTTGTTTCTTTATTCATCCCTTTTCTCGCAAGGGATGACACTTTTACTGTGATGAATGCGATTTAAACTCTAAAGAAGCAGGGGATGACACACATGATTTTTATCAGAGGTACATCgctgtcaaatttgatcttgGCTGTTTTATTGTGTTTGATGAGTTGTTGAGAATTGTAAATTGGTTAATATGTGATGTTGATAGGTCACTTGAGACTGGTTTGGAGTTCGATACCTTACTAGAAGTTGAGCCTGATGGGATTTCACATCTCAATTTGGAATTAGTAGTCTGgttattttctctaataagacGGCTTTACTTGTGGTTTGGATAAAACTACATAGTTGCAgttcaataatttttattggaTTTGGTTTTTCAATTTGCCCCACGacatgtaattttttattctttatctCATGGTTCGTTTGTTGGAAATTTACCTGGCTGACAATTTGATCGTTGTGATGACTGGAAACTGGCGCAAGGCGAGTTGAGTTTTTAGTCAAAAACTAGAGGTGGAAACTAGTTTCAGCTATGCAAATGTTCAAGTTTGGAAAGATTAACTGGCGAAGGTTTGCCACATAACTGGTGGTGGTTTATTCATTGCTAGGCAACGGCCACGGCAAGAATCTCCTGCTCATCACCCCGGCAAGGCAAGGGGGGAAGGATGAAGCAAAGTTACAGTTttggaatgaaaaaaaaaagaatatatatatatatatatatattacttctgaatttaatattcataatcaaaataaacaagtcagTGTAATCTATTTCTAAGGATGCAGCCTGGCTGGCTCTACTAGCCATTGAGGACTTGCCTTGGAAAAGATGATATTCTAAACAAAACTATAACCATTTTAGCTTCGCTTTACTAAAAAAATTGGTGCCATATACGTCATTGGTTATGAATCTTTCGTATAAGTGCTTTCAatacataaatattaaatataaatacgTAAATACTTAgcaatattaatttttttggtaatttaagaaGTTTAATGCGTCTGGTGAGGAAAGTGGGCAAAGTGCAGAGCAAACAACTCCCACAAAAACCTACCTATTCCTAGGAATAGGATTATTCTGTGTCTGTAGGAAGGAAAGTGAGTGGGTcccttttctatttttaatcaaaacaacTCCCATCGCCATCATATACTCTCTGACGTATCAGTCTCAAACACCTCGTTCCCTCTCGACGCTTGAAATCTGCATTTGTCAATCCCACCGGGTAACCCTCTCAACCTTCCTCCTACACCCAATTTCTCGTTTACTCTACTTTTGTTAGTtgttttattcatattttcaaatcgttatatttctcttcttctttttcttggtaAGGTTTGTGAATCTTGGGTCTTTGGgttcagatttttttttttcctggtGGGGCTTTTGAGTGGTAATGGGGAGTGTCAGTGAAGAGAAGCTGAGGTTTTGTATTGACAGAGGGGGCACTTTCACCGATGTTTATGCGGAGATTCCTGGTCACCCCGATGGTCGGGTTCTCAAACTTTTATCCGTTGACCCATCGAATTATGACGATGCTCCAATTGAAGGAATCAGGAgaattcttgaagaatataCAGGAGAGAAAATCCCCCGAACTGCCAAAATTCCAACTGATAAAATTGAGTGGATAAGGATGGGAACAACTGTGGCAACCAATGCCCTTTTGGAAAGAAAAGGGGAGAGGATTGCTTTGTGTGTTACTCGAGGTTTCAAGGATTTGTTACAGATTGGTGACCAGTCTCGTCCCAATATCTTTGACCTTACTGCAACTAAATCATCCAATCTTTACGAGGAAGTTGTTGAAGTTGATGAGAGGATTGAGCTAGTTCTTGAACAGGACAAAGGGAATAAGGACAATTCAAAGTCGTTTCTTAAAGGGGTTTCTGGTGAGCTTGTCAGGGTTGTCAAGTGTCTAGATGAAGAAGCTTTGAAGCCTTTATTGAAGGGATTGTTGGAGAAAGGCATTAGTTGTTTGGCTGTTGTGCTTATGCATTCCTACACATACCCATATCATGAAATGGCCGTGGAGAAGTTGGCTATGAACTTGGGTTTTAGACATGTTTCTTTGTCTTCGGCTTTGACTCCCATGGTTCGTGCTGTTCCTCGGGGTTTAACAGCCAGTGTGGATGCTTATCTGACCCCGGTTGTGAAAGAGTATTTAGCAGGGTTTATATCTAGATTTGATGAAGGCCTTGGGAAAGTGAATGTTTTATTTATGCAGTCAGATGGAGGGCTTGCACCAGAAAGTAGATTTTCAGGGCACAAGGCTGTTTTGTCTGGCCCTGCTGGGGGGGTTGTTGGCTACTCACAGACTCTTTTTGGTCTTGAAACAGAGAAGCCTTTGATTGGATTTGACATGGGTGGTACATCAACAGATGTGAGCCGTTATGCTGGAAGTTATGAACAAGTCCTAGAAACTAAAATTGCTGGTGCAATAATACAAGCACCTCAGCTTGACATAAACACTGTTGCTGCTGGTGGAGGATCAAAGTTAAAGTTCCAATTTGGGGCTTTCCGGGTTGGACCAGAGTCAGTAGGAGCTCATCCTGGTCCTGTGTGCTACCGCAAAGGTGGAGAATTGGCAGTCACCGATGCAAACCTGGTTCTTGGGTATGTTATTCCTGATTATTTCCCAGCCATCTTCGGCCCAAATGAAGATCAGCCTTTAGATGTCCAAGCAACCAAGGAAGAATTCAAGAAGCTTgcagagaaaataaattcttacagGAAGAGCCAAGATTCATCTGCAAAGGACATGACAGTGGAGGAAATTGCACTTGGGTTTGTGAATGTTGCCAATGAGACAATGTGCCGCCCCATACGGCAGTTAACTGAGATGAAGGGCCATGAAACGAGGAACCATGCACTTGCTTGCTTTGGGGGTGCTGGGCCACAGCATGCCTGTGCCATATCTAGGTCACTGGGTATGACAGCAGTACTTATTCACCGGTTTTGTGGAATCTTAAGTGCATATGGAATGGGATTGGCAGATGTTGTTGAAGAGGCACAAGAGCCCTATGCTGCTGTTTATGGTCCTGAATCTGTTCTGGAGGCCTCTCGTCGAGAAGCTATATTGTTGAAGCATGTAAAGCAGAAGCTGCTAGAGCAAGGGTTCAGAGGGGAAAATATAAAGACTGAGACATACCTAAATTTGAGGTATGAAGGTACAGATACAGCAATCATGGTAAAGGGACATATTGCTGAAGATGGATCTGGATGTGACTATGCTGATGAATTTGTGAAGCTTTTTCAGCAGGAGTATGGATTTAAGCTACATAATAGAAATATCCTTGTATGTGATGTCAGAGTTCGTGGGATAGGAGTTGCTAATATATTGAAACCACGGGCCCTAGAACGTGCTTCTGGTTCCCCTAAAATTGAAGGCCGCTACAAGGTCTTTTTTGGGAATGGGTGGCATGATACACCACTGTTCAAGCTTGATAATCTGGGATATGGTCATGTCATACCTGGCCCTGCAATCATTATGAATGGGAGTAGTACAGTGATCGTAGAACCAAAATGTAATGCTATTATAACCAAATATGGaaacattaaaattgaaattgagtCTATTCTAAACACTGTGAAAGTTGCTGAGAAGGTTGCAGATGTTGTGCAACTTTCAATCTTCAATCACAGATTTATGGGAATTGCTGAACAGATGGGACGAACCCTGCAGCGGACTTCTATCTCAACAAATATCAAGGAAAGGCTAGACTTCTCTTGTGCTCTATTTGGTCCAGATGGGGGACTAGTTGCTAATGCTCCACATGTTCCTGTGCATCTGGGCGCTATGTCCAGTACAGTTCGTTGGCAGCTTGAATACTGGGGTGGCAATTTGAACGAAGGAGATGTTCTTGTCACCAATCATCCTTGCGCTGGAGGTAGCCACCTTCCTGATATAACTGTGATAACACCTGTTTTTGATAATGGGAAACTAGTGTTTTTTGTGGCAAGTAGAGGACATCATGCAGAGATCGGGGGTGTTACACCTGGAAGCATGCCTCCTTTTTCCAAGTGTATATGGGAAGAAGGGGCTGCAATAAAAGCATTTAAACTTGTGGAAAAGGGGATTTTccaagaagaaggaatagTCAAGCTTCTTGAGTTTCCAGGTGCTGATGAATCTACTCAAAAAATCCCAGGAACACGGCAACTTCAAGATAACCTATCAGATCTTAGAGCACAAGTAGCTGCTAATCAGAGGGGAATCACTCTAATCAAAGAACTTATTGAGCAGTATGGTTTAGAAACTGTTCAGGCTTACATGACGTATGTGCAGCTTAATGCAGAAGAAGCAGTGAGAGAAATGCTCAAGTCAGTTGCTGCAAGAATTTCATCAGAGTCAACTACATTGGGCGAGAGAAACTTCCTTATGATAGAAGAAGAGGATTGCATGGATGACGGGTCTGTCATCCATTTAAAACTCACAATTGATTCTAACAAAGGGGAAGCACGTTTTGATTTTAGTGGAACTAGCCCTGAGGTTTATGGTAACTGGAATGCTCCAGAGGCAGTCACTGCTGCAGCAGTCATATACTGCCTCCGTTGTCTGGTGGATGTTGACATTCCTCTTAATCAAGGTTGTCTGGCTCCAGTTAAAATCCATGTACCAGAAGGCTCATTCCTCTCTCCAAGTGATAAAGCTGCTGTAGTGGGAGGCAACGTTCTCACTTCTCAGAGAATAACTGATGTAGTGTTGACTGCATTTCAGGCCTGTGCTTGTTCTCAGGGATGTATGAATAATCTGACCTTTGGGGACAATACTTTTGGTTATTACGAAACAATCGGGGGAGGGAGTGGGGCTGGTCCGAGCTGGGATGGGACAAGTGGCGTCCAGTGCCACATGACCAACACTCGAATGACAGATCCAGAAATTTTCGAGCAGAGATATCCAGTATTATTGCACAGGTTTGGACTAAGAGAGAATAGTGGAGGAGCAGGAATTCACAAAGGGGGTGATGGACTTGTGAGGGAAATAGAGTTTAGGCGCGCAGTAGTGGTTAGCATTCTATCAGAGAGGCGTGTACATGCGCCTAG containing:
- the LOC18608443 gene encoding 46 kDa FK506-binding nuclear protein, with the protein product MSNRKKSSATAESDEVEQLLQAAQDEMLLKLSVDSHMSRVAPDYLDPNLHRRFQALRSRPSTSQSKSQLQKQSPAPLKQQQQQKEEEKKEQKSKVVVVGNVDEELRGVLGDDLSARFAALKASLSSSFSSDPAPAATTKEVSIGLDKSDGEDEEDEVENVIRWAMDAARLDPSPPSDDDDDHIDSDVDDNDDDNDDDYPKNKKKESKSSRK
- the LOC18608444 gene encoding 5-oxoprolinase — translated: MGSVSEEKLRFCIDRGGTFTDVYAEIPGHPDGRVLKLLSVDPSNYDDAPIEGIRRILEEYTGEKIPRTAKIPTDKIEWIRMGTTVATNALLERKGERIALCVTRGFKDLLQIGDQSRPNIFDLTATKSSNLYEEVVEVDERIELVLEQDKGNKDNSKSFLKGVSGELVRVVKCLDEEALKPLLKGLLEKGISCLAVVLMHSYTYPYHEMAVEKLAMNLGFRHVSLSSALTPMVRAVPRGLTASVDAYLTPVVKEYLAGFISRFDEGLGKVNVLFMQSDGGLAPESRFSGHKAVLSGPAGGVVGYSQTLFGLETEKPLIGFDMGGTSTDVSRYAGSYEQVLETKIAGAIIQAPQLDINTVAAGGGSKLKFQFGAFRVGPESVGAHPGPVCYRKGGELAVTDANLVLGYVIPDYFPAIFGPNEDQPLDVQATKEEFKKLAEKINSYRKSQDSSAKDMTVEEIALGFVNVANETMCRPIRQLTEMKGHETRNHALACFGGAGPQHACAISRSLGMTAVLIHRFCGILSAYGMGLADVVEEAQEPYAAVYGPESVLEASRREAILLKHVKQKLLEQGFRGENIKTETYLNLRYEGTDTAIMVKGHIAEDGSGCDYADEFVKLFQQEYGFKLHNRNILVCDVRVRGIGVANILKPRALERASGSPKIEGRYKVFFGNGWHDTPLFKLDNLGYGHVIPGPAIIMNGSSTVIVEPKCNAIITKYGNIKIEIESILNTVKVAEKVADVVQLSIFNHRFMGIAEQMGRTLQRTSISTNIKERLDFSCALFGPDGGLVANAPHVPVHLGAMSSTVRWQLEYWGGNLNEGDVLVTNHPCAGGSHLPDITVITPVFDNGKLVFFVASRGHHAEIGGVTPGSMPPFSKCIWEEGAAIKAFKLVEKGIFQEEGIVKLLEFPGADESTQKIPGTRQLQDNLSDLRAQVAANQRGITLIKELIEQYGLETVQAYMTYVQLNAEEAVREMLKSVAARISSESTTLGERNFLMIEEEDCMDDGSVIHLKLTIDSNKGEARFDFSGTSPEVYGNWNAPEAVTAAAVIYCLRCLVDVDIPLNQGCLAPVKIHVPEGSFLSPSDKAAVVGGNVLTSQRITDVVLTAFQACACSQGCMNNLTFGDNTFGYYETIGGGSGAGPSWDGTSGVQCHMTNTRMTDPEIFEQRYPVLLHRFGLRENSGGAGIHKGGDGLVREIEFRRAVVVSILSERRVHAPRGLKGGANGARGANYLITKDERRIYLGGKNTVEVQAGEILEILTPGGGGWGSSL